Below is a genomic region from Dioscorea cayenensis subsp. rotundata cultivar TDr96_F1 chromosome 14, TDr96_F1_v2_PseudoChromosome.rev07_lg8_w22 25.fasta, whole genome shotgun sequence.
agttttggtttttgaaaaatgcatgaatgtatttttttatggatttgtatgaaaattatttttttaacttgtgggagttttaaaaagtacatgaaaattaataatttttaatttttttgtagacttggttttctttaatatttgcatgaaattatttttttgtgaatgaatttgcatttatgatatttatttttattattagtttagagttgttatttttaacttgtgtatgcatttttttaatatttgcatgaaattatttttgtagacttgaatgaaattatttgtagtattcttagatatttaatttcattattagtttttagacttgtgtatgcatttttttaatatttgcataaaaattatttttttgtagacttgaatgaaattatttgtaatattgttagatatttaattcaattattagtttttagactGTAAATACTTGTTAGATATTATTTGTTgtaaacttgaatgaaattagttgttgtattcCTAGATATTAAAAACATGGCTTCACGGGGTGGATCCTCTTGAGGAAAAAAAGCGTTGTTGGATCGGCTTCACTCCCACACCacctactcaagaaagcaatccatttcaAGATTTTTGAGAGCCCAATAGAACAATCGGCACCGGTTGATGTACCCTCACAAACCGGACAAGCAACCAACTCCACGAAATTACCctcaaatctaacatttttttaaaacttatttttacaaaaattgtataataatgatggcattgtaacacatggtaaataTAACTATTGTGGTTCcgaatttaaacattgtaaggGTGGAGGGTATGGCACATTCAACAGACACTTGGAGAAGAAGCACCCGGACAAGCTTGGGCATGCCCGATCACAGTCACAAATTCGATTCACTGTGGATGAATGTACAGGTTCTCGATcatctctatttacattttcgCAAGCAAAATACAGGGATAAAATTTCGGAGACAATTTCCGTCGAGCGCTTGCCGTTCAACTTCGCTGAACGGTGTCAAGttcaagaatgcatcaatgacaCACTACAACCGGCATGCAAGAAGGTTTCACGAAggacaattcaaagaacaatattcaaacaatacaagtttggtagagaacaactttgtgagtatttttCGTACTTTTCAACTCTTCGATTTTTTTATGTTCCGATGTTTGGAccgatgtttttttcatgaaaaattctttttatgGGTATTACGGCACATTGGGTTGATGACAAGTGGAACATCCAAGAGCGTGTTCTCGCTTTTTAGAGTGCATTCAACGAGTCTCATAGTaccgataatatttatagacttatgcgtggagttatcgaagaatttggtttaatatttaaaattttttcgatttcttttgataatgcctccgctaatacggcctcaattacacctctagaagattttttgaggccttcatgtggtggcaaatattttcatataagatgtgtttgtcatgttttaaacttatgtgtgcaAAATGGTTTGTaagagcttaaagaatttgtactcCCCGTTAGGGAGGTCGTAGCTTATATGGGAAAAAGCATGACCCTCATGAAACAATGGGCTCGCTAttgtaaagcacataacatgagggtcaaaaaattccctaaagatgtcaaaacaagatggaactcaacttatcggcttcttagtgcaacatttccctataggacattgttgactaagtttgttaatgattccttagttggtttttctttatatgaGTATAAGCGGGTAATTATCACTCgtattattgatttgcttgtggtttttttaaaacatgtactaatttgtttttcccAAGTTTATTTTTCCTACTTCCCATTTATTTCTATATGGTGTCTGTTGACGTGGGTCGAACAAtttttggaagtttagattagatcTACATTTGTTTTGTGCGttaatcactatgaaaaatgaaatggttgtcttattataaaaaaatatacctcCAATTGCTtttagttgcatttgttcttgatccaaGGCAAAAAGCTAGAAGGTTTACAGCGAATATTTGGGAcgcatattacaaattcttaggaTTCAATGGAGGACAAGATTCCCAACCGGTTCCCATGAGCTTGCCCATGAGCGACGTGGATACTCAAGAATCTGAACTGGACTCCGACAGCAttgtggatgtcaatgaaattATTGTTGATACTAGGagtcaacttgttgaattatatgatagctATTGTATTAGATATAGTCATATAGTTCCACAGGTTGTACAGGAGGCAGTAGGACAATCTAGCAGTGGTGGAGGAGAATCATTCCGGCAgaggcaagcaaagaagaaaccaaggggaTCACAATATACAGAGCTCGACTTGTACTTAAACACAACTTTCCGGTTctcagaagaaatcaacacagaCATGACTTTCAACGTCCTCAACTGGTGGCAAGGTAATGAAAATCCGTACCccattctttcactaatggtaaAGGATATTTTTGCATGTCCTATGTCTACAGTAGCTTGCGAGCAGACTTTTAGCGCAGGTGGAAACATGTTGGATTCGACACGTTCGCAATTGAccccacaaaatattgaaattcaagtttgcacgGATGACTGGAAACGTGCTCAAGTTCGGcaacaagaagcagaagaaggaagtccagatgctagtgatttcttctacacagataacatgatgagcacacctGGCTCGACAGTCATTGAGTCCGACCAAGACCTAGATGGTACCGATTAAGTAAGTGGGTGACCGATTATAATGTGTAATagaactacgtgggctttgattcctcttacacccaggaggatacgtaggcaacttAATTCGGCATGTAAACGAATTAAGTCCAAGccatttatttccaaatttagtgtaatttcaatttttagtgaaatttagtgTAATACGTGAGACATCTCCTATTACTTGGAAACTTGTGGTCTTCATTTTTGGCgtcttaattaattcatttttttctatgaaattttctgaattttttcttgaattttcacaaattttctcatttttttgaattttttctgaattttctgtaatttttttaaatttttttttgaggtgGGCCACGACCCGGCCCGCCGGGCCCAAGTTGCGGGCCGACCCCGGGCCAACTTGGGAGCCAGGCCGATTCTGGGCCCGGCTTCATGTGACCCGGACCCGTCTTGTTCTAGACCcagccgggccgggtccgggtcaGTGGGCCGGTGAACCGTGTCACGCCCTGGCACGATGGGAACCGGTACGGCGCGCCAAGGAGCGTGACATTGTGTCATGACCGAGAGGGAAGAGAGGTTCTTTTCCTAACTTAGAAAATTTCCTAAGTATAATATCATGTAAACTTAAGAGTCTTAGTAGAGTCTTCTAGATAAATCTAGAAGTATGAAGAGATG
It encodes:
- the LOC120276361 gene encoding uncharacterized protein LOC120276361 translates to MSLPMSDVDTQESELDSDSIVDVNEIIVDTRSQLVELYDSYCIRYSHIVPQVVQEAVGQSSSGGGESFRQRQAKKKPRGSQYTELDLYLNTTFRFSEEINTDMTFNVLNWWQDF